The following are from one region of the Hydrogenophaga sp. BPS33 genome:
- a CDS encoding RelA/SpoT family protein — MKRLSPSTLSETADTTVLAERAAPTPSAIVAATSDSLPQQANALARARAFAEPLLSSEQLGTGENTLAHADAVAQVVRDIGGSEAMQAATYLVHACQHLNRPQEVIAKAFGDSYAALAMETSKLVHLQHQAREKSEQAQAKKEEAAVTAPSGKTPMSELAASQTENVRKMLLAFSRDLRVVMLRLASRLQTLRYFAGIKGDPGAGIASEALHVFAPLANRLGIWQIKWEMEDLAFRFLEPQTYKEVARLLDEKRAEREAHVEQVRQELESELKRQGIAASVQGRPKHIYSIVKKMRGKSLDFDQVFDIRALRVIVPDVADCYATLAYVHAHLSPIAEEFDDYIAKPKPNGYQSLHTVVRDEQGRAFEIQIRTQAMHDHAEHGVAAHWAYKEAGAKGYAGVTASSDYDAKIAVLRQLLAWERDLSGAAEGLFDDRIYVLTPDAAIVELPQGATPVDFAYTVHTSLGHHCRGARVDGAMVTLNTPLQNGQTVEITAVKEGGPSRDWLNAELGYLVSHRAKSKVRAWFNAQAMAETVARGREAVEKLLQREGKTALKLDELAVGMGLASAQELFEQVGKDELSLRAIETYLRPPEPQAPSEVPTWLKKPRKPSSSPNGGVLVVGVESLMTQLAKCCKPAPPDEIGGFITRGKGVSIHRADCSDFAHLQRKNPDRVIEVQWSGQHAPDKDGRAAVYPVDVAIEAQDRQGLLRDISEVFAREKMNVIGVQTQSVRDVAWMTFTIEVTDARQVARAMSVVGDVAGVRVVRRK; from the coding sequence ATGAAGCGATTGAGTCCATCCACCTTGTCGGAGACAGCCGACACGACAGTGCTTGCCGAGCGGGCAGCACCGACGCCGTCGGCGATCGTCGCCGCCACGTCGGACAGCCTGCCTCAGCAGGCGAACGCGCTGGCCCGCGCCCGGGCATTCGCCGAGCCGCTGCTCAGCAGCGAGCAACTCGGCACCGGCGAAAACACTTTGGCGCACGCGGATGCGGTCGCCCAGGTGGTGCGCGACATCGGCGGCTCCGAGGCCATGCAGGCCGCCACCTACTTGGTGCACGCTTGCCAGCACCTCAACCGCCCGCAGGAAGTGATCGCCAAGGCGTTTGGCGACAGCTATGCCGCGCTGGCCATGGAAACGTCCAAGCTGGTGCACCTGCAGCACCAGGCGCGCGAGAAGTCCGAGCAGGCGCAGGCCAAGAAGGAAGAGGCCGCGGTCACCGCGCCATCGGGCAAAACGCCCATGTCGGAACTCGCCGCGAGCCAGACCGAGAACGTGCGCAAGATGTTGCTCGCGTTCTCGCGCGACCTGCGCGTAGTGATGCTGCGCCTGGCCTCGCGCCTGCAGACGCTGCGCTACTTCGCGGGCATCAAGGGCGACCCCGGTGCGGGGATCGCCAGCGAGGCGCTGCATGTTTTCGCGCCGCTGGCCAACCGCCTGGGCATCTGGCAGATCAAATGGGAAATGGAAGATCTGGCCTTCCGCTTCCTGGAGCCGCAGACCTACAAGGAGGTCGCGCGGCTGCTGGATGAGAAGCGCGCGGAGCGCGAAGCCCATGTGGAGCAGGTGCGCCAGGAGCTTGAGTCCGAACTGAAGCGCCAGGGGATCGCTGCTTCCGTGCAAGGACGTCCCAAGCACATTTACAGCATCGTCAAGAAGATGCGCGGCAAGTCGCTCGACTTCGACCAGGTGTTCGACATCCGCGCGCTGCGCGTGATCGTGCCCGACGTGGCCGATTGCTACGCCACATTGGCCTACGTGCACGCCCATCTTTCGCCCATCGCCGAGGAGTTCGACGACTACATCGCCAAACCCAAACCGAACGGCTACCAGTCGCTGCACACGGTGGTGCGCGACGAGCAGGGGCGGGCCTTCGAGATCCAGATCCGCACCCAGGCCATGCACGACCACGCCGAGCATGGGGTGGCCGCACACTGGGCCTACAAGGAAGCGGGCGCCAAAGGCTATGCCGGCGTGACCGCGAGTTCGGACTACGACGCCAAGATCGCGGTCCTGCGCCAGCTGCTGGCCTGGGAGCGCGACCTGAGTGGCGCGGCCGAGGGCTTGTTCGACGACCGCATCTACGTGCTCACGCCCGATGCCGCCATCGTGGAACTGCCCCAAGGTGCGACGCCGGTGGATTTCGCCTACACCGTGCACACCAGCCTGGGCCACCATTGCCGTGGCGCGCGCGTGGACGGCGCGATGGTCACGCTCAACACGCCCTTGCAGAACGGCCAGACGGTGGAGATCACCGCGGTCAAGGAAGGTGGCCCGTCGCGCGACTGGCTCAACGCCGAGCTGGGCTATCTCGTCAGCCACCGCGCGAAGAGCAAGGTGCGCGCGTGGTTCAACGCCCAGGCCATGGCCGAGACCGTGGCGCGCGGGCGCGAAGCGGTGGAAAAGCTGCTGCAACGCGAGGGCAAGACCGCGCTCAAGCTCGACGAACTGGCGGTGGGCATGGGCCTGGCATCCGCGCAGGAATTGTTCGAGCAGGTTGGCAAAGACGAACTCTCGTTGCGGGCAATCGAAACGTACCTGCGGCCGCCCGAGCCGCAAGCGCCCTCCGAGGTGCCGACGTGGTTGAAGAAGCCGCGCAAACCGTCGAGCTCGCCGAATGGCGGCGTGCTGGTGGTGGGCGTGGAATCGCTCATGACGCAGTTGGCCAAGTGCTGCAAACCGGCGCCACCCGACGAGATCGGTGGGTTCATCACACGGGGCAAGGGCGTGAGCATCCACCGCGCCGACTGCAGCGACTTCGCGCACTTGCAGCGCAAGAACCCGGACCGCGTCATCGAGGTGCAGTGGAGCGGCCAGCACGCGCCCGACAAGGACGGGCGCGCCGCGGTGTACCCGGTGGACGTGGCGATCGAAGCGCAGGACCGGCAGGGACTGCTGCGCGATATTTCGGAAGTGTTCGCGCGCGAGAAGATGAACGTGATCGGCGTGCAGACCCAGTCGGTGAGGGACGTGGCCTGGATGACGTTCACCATTGAAGTGACGGACGCGCGGCAAGTGGCGCGCGCGATGTCGGTGGTGGGCGACGTAGCGGGCGTGCGGGTGGTGCGGCGCAAATGA
- a CDS encoding SOS response-associated peptidase has product MSSEYECLRPDHLYRDIFDVDAPSDTVLGRQVWPRRPGVFIRNQPAPPSVEGAECPYPGGIERELVVGQFGLVPPWVKSASDAKLRSTKLVNARSETASTSNNFRGAWLGAQRCIVPMMAFQVDDLRSGKAVPTRVARVDTKPMGVAGLWECWTGAQGEVIVSFCLLTVNANSHALMHRYGQPGSEKRMLAILNEGSYGAWLNAAHPEKAREFMRAYSAEGLTANPIEKKRSAA; this is encoded by the coding sequence ATGAGCTCCGAATACGAATGCCTGCGTCCAGACCACCTGTACCGGGACATTTTTGACGTCGACGCGCCCAGCGACACCGTGCTGGGGCGCCAGGTTTGGCCCCGCCGCCCCGGGGTGTTCATCCGCAATCAACCGGCACCGCCTTCGGTCGAAGGCGCCGAATGCCCGTACCCAGGCGGGATCGAGCGCGAGCTCGTGGTGGGGCAGTTCGGCTTGGTCCCGCCTTGGGTGAAATCCGCTTCCGACGCAAAGCTGCGTTCGACCAAGCTGGTCAACGCGCGCTCGGAAACCGCGAGCACGTCCAACAATTTTCGCGGCGCGTGGCTGGGTGCGCAGCGTTGCATCGTGCCCATGATGGCGTTTCAGGTCGATGACTTGCGCAGCGGCAAGGCTGTGCCCACGCGTGTCGCGCGGGTGGACACCAAACCCATGGGCGTGGCCGGTCTGTGGGAGTGCTGGACCGGTGCGCAGGGCGAGGTGATCGTCAGTTTCTGCCTGCTCACGGTGAACGCCAACAGCCACGCGCTGATGCACCGCTACGGGCAACCGGGCAGCGAAAAGCGCATGTTGGCGATCTTGAACGAAGGTTCGTATGGCGCCTGGCTGAACGCGGCCCATCCGGAGAAAGCGCGCGAATTCATGAGGGCGTATTCGGCCGAGGGGCTCACAGCCAACCCCATCGAGAAGAAGCGCTCGGCCGCTTGA
- a CDS encoding GntR family transcriptional regulator — MASRNVVPQYRLLADHLLQRITSGELPPGSLLPTEQSLGEQFRVSRITVRGALRELELQGLIDRRPGIGSRVQVPPRQAPFAALGDTVDDVLEFTKDIPLKVLSRTQLLVTPALANDLGLGLGESYVRFEAVRKKARAPATVYSHHYVPSLSAPTSAQLANVKISFAQWLAQEHGHEVQGIDQEIRAIALGAEEAEHLGCEVGAPALRSRRWYYGRDEQPFLVSASVFPGDRYAYRSRLRRGVGVR; from the coding sequence ATGGCTTCCAGGAATGTCGTCCCTCAATACCGGTTGCTGGCCGATCACCTCCTCCAGCGCATCACGTCGGGCGAATTGCCGCCGGGCAGTCTGCTGCCGACCGAACAAAGCCTGGGCGAGCAATTCCGTGTCAGCCGCATCACGGTGCGTGGTGCGCTGCGCGAACTCGAACTGCAGGGGCTGATCGACCGCCGGCCGGGCATTGGCAGCCGCGTGCAGGTACCGCCCCGCCAGGCGCCGTTTGCAGCGCTGGGCGACACGGTGGACGACGTGCTCGAGTTCACCAAGGACATCCCGCTCAAGGTGCTGTCGCGCACCCAGTTGCTGGTCACACCGGCCCTGGCCAACGATCTGGGCCTGGGCTTGGGCGAAAGTTATGTGCGCTTCGAAGCGGTCCGCAAGAAGGCGCGCGCGCCCGCCACGGTGTACAGCCATCACTACGTGCCCAGCCTGTCAGCGCCCACGAGCGCGCAGCTGGCGAACGTGAAGATCTCGTTCGCCCAATGGCTGGCGCAGGAGCACGGACACGAGGTGCAAGGCATCGACCAGGAGATCCGCGCCATCGCGCTGGGTGCCGAAGAAGCCGAGCACCTGGGTTGCGAAGTGGGCGCGCCGGCGCTGCGCTCGCGGCGCTGGTACTACGGGCGGGACGAGCAACCGTTTCTGGTGTCGGCGAGTGTATTTCCGGGGGATCGGTATGCGTACCGGTCGCGGTTGAGGCGGGGCGTGGGGGTGCGGTAA
- a CDS encoding MaoC/PaaZ C-terminal domain-containing protein, which yields MPTLHHSAYARDPDGLLHERFGLPFEALEAGQIFEHRPGITFSQQENVDEALSTFNAAQIHTDEAYAARTAWQGPLMVSTWTLQRLIGMTWKTFGLGRRRIEILHEVRMSTPVFAGDTLCARTEVLAVTDDARVRLRTEACNQRGDTVAWADYTVRMWRASELPERPGPAVDEARFASHVAAGPHTWVETYGLCFEDLRAGETFVHALRRTVEAHEIAAIARRALEWSPQHHDLAWCEALGESGCAIPQAWLVGLATALTTLTLGRVSANLGWTEVRFLRDARAGDSLQARSTIRELRSSRSRAHEGIAHVHTTLMNGQAQPVLDFQRALLVYRRGFEPAPRSAPDHTAAPI from the coding sequence ATGCCAACTCTTCACCACAGCGCCTACGCCCGCGACCCCGACGGCCTCCTGCACGAACGCTTCGGCCTGCCTTTCGAAGCCCTGGAAGCGGGCCAGATCTTCGAACACCGCCCAGGCATCACGTTCTCGCAGCAGGAGAACGTGGACGAAGCGCTCTCCACCTTCAACGCCGCGCAGATCCACACCGACGAAGCCTATGCGGCCCGCACGGCCTGGCAAGGACCGTTGATGGTGAGCACCTGGACCTTGCAGCGTCTGATCGGCATGACCTGGAAAACCTTCGGCCTGGGACGGCGGCGCATCGAGATCCTGCACGAGGTGCGCATGAGCACGCCGGTCTTCGCCGGCGACACGCTGTGCGCCCGTACCGAGGTGCTCGCGGTGACAGACGATGCCCGCGTGCGCCTGCGCACCGAAGCCTGCAACCAGCGCGGCGACACCGTCGCATGGGCGGACTACACGGTGCGCATGTGGCGCGCCTCGGAGCTGCCCGAGCGCCCCGGCCCGGCGGTGGACGAAGCGCGCTTCGCCTCTCACGTGGCGGCTGGCCCGCACACCTGGGTGGAAACCTACGGCCTGTGTTTCGAGGATTTGCGCGCGGGCGAGACGTTCGTGCACGCCTTGCGCCGCACGGTGGAGGCGCACGAGATCGCCGCGATCGCGCGTCGCGCGCTCGAGTGGTCGCCGCAGCACCACGATCTGGCCTGGTGCGAGGCTTTGGGCGAGTCCGGCTGCGCGATCCCGCAAGCGTGGCTGGTCGGGCTGGCCACGGCGCTGACCACCTTGACCTTGGGCCGGGTCTCGGCCAACCTGGGCTGGACCGAGGTGCGCTTCCTGCGCGACGCGCGCGCAGGCGACAGCCTGCAGGCGCGCTCGACCATCCGCGAATTGCGCAGCTCGCGCTCAAGGGCCCACGAAGGCATTGCCCATGTGCACACGACCTTGATGAACGGACAGGCGCAGCCCGTCCTGGATTTTCAGCGCGCGCTGCTCGTGTACCGGCGCGGCTTCGAGCCCGCGCCGCGCAGCGCGCCAGACCACACCGCCGCGCCGATCTGA
- a CDS encoding tripartite tricarboxylate transporter substrate binding protein has product MQCFKTMLAALLWGVCQLVAAQSPSIAGPVSLVVPYPAGGASDITARIFAEPIGKELKTTVVVENIAGATGGIAVQKMLSAPADGRMFFQGSQNEVFLPPLTIKSTRYQISDFEVVHPITTTRLVLVVRKGLPVQNLQEWMNLARTRSASEPLTYGSPGVGSLYHLLPDSMGKLMSTNFNHIPYKGGAPLMQDLLGDRIDFTVMAFSTTMLPAVQAGHYRIIANLSKDKPRELAHLPSVSELPVFKDVDYAGNAAYYVRKGTPPAIRQLLNTAIGNAVASPEVIKALEADGRRVPPRMSIAEAERFYQSELARYKSVVSITGFQPID; this is encoded by the coding sequence ATGCAATGCTTTAAAACGATGCTGGCCGCCCTGTTGTGGGGTGTCTGCCAACTGGTGGCCGCACAGTCGCCATCCATCGCCGGTCCGGTGTCGCTGGTCGTGCCCTATCCGGCGGGCGGGGCCAGCGACATCACGGCCCGCATCTTCGCCGAGCCGATCGGCAAGGAGCTGAAGACCACGGTGGTGGTCGAGAACATCGCAGGCGCCACCGGTGGCATCGCGGTGCAGAAAATGCTCAGCGCGCCAGCCGACGGGCGCATGTTCTTCCAGGGCTCGCAGAACGAGGTGTTCCTGCCGCCGCTCACGATCAAGAGCACGCGCTACCAGATCTCGGACTTCGAGGTCGTGCACCCGATCACCACCACGCGTCTCGTGCTCGTGGTCCGCAAGGGCTTGCCGGTGCAGAACCTGCAGGAGTGGATGAACCTGGCGCGGACCCGAAGCGCGAGCGAGCCGCTGACCTACGGCAGTCCGGGCGTGGGTTCGCTCTACCATCTGCTGCCCGACAGCATGGGCAAGCTGATGTCGACCAACTTCAACCACATCCCGTACAAGGGCGGCGCGCCGCTGATGCAGGACCTGCTGGGCGATCGGATCGACTTCACCGTCATGGCCTTCTCCACCACCATGCTGCCCGCCGTGCAGGCCGGTCACTACCGCATCATCGCGAACCTGTCCAAGGACAAGCCGCGCGAGCTGGCCCACCTGCCCAGTGTGTCCGAGCTGCCGGTGTTCAAGGACGTGGACTACGCCGGCAACGCCGCGTACTACGTGAGGAAGGGCACGCCGCCCGCGATCCGGCAATTGCTCAACACCGCGATCGGCAATGCCGTGGCCTCGCCCGAGGTGATCAAGGCCCTGGAAGCCGATGGACGCCGCGTGCCACCGCGCATGTCGATCGCCGAGGCCGAACGCTTCTACCAGTCGGAACTGGCGCGCTACAAATCGGTGGTGAGCATCACCGGCTTCCAACCCATCGATTGA
- a CDS encoding M81 family metallopeptidase, which yields MPRIAVAGFQHETNSFTDHRADYAYFCLHRDRPPLVRGDGVIEALRHGTYGLSGFLDAAQADWTLVPLVWASGGAGGPVTDDAFERIVGEMVQRLVGAGPLDGVYLDLHGAMVTESLDDAEGELLRRVRDVVGPRVPVVVSLDYHANVSDEMVQGCDGMVVFRTYPHIDRPETGARAAHILARLLREGRPAGRALRKTPFLLPIDFQCTLVEPSRSIVAWQPPADVINASYAAGFPPSDTFACGPAVMVHARTQADADRVADAYLDFVLQREQAFAATFWPLNQGVEEAIERARTAKRPVVIADTQDNPGAGGSGNTTGLLHALHARQAQGVLMGYFFDAEAARRACEAGEGARLPLSLGMGLPFQAEFDVLRCADGPFRYTGAVAGNVVADLGPMALLRTGGIEIAVSSRNVQAYDAAPFERLGADPAAARILVLKSSCHFRAVFEPMAECVMTVLSPGGYQPDPTASDYRRLREGVRRLPTNLAAQKVLT from the coding sequence ATGCCACGCATCGCCGTCGCCGGCTTTCAACACGAGACCAATTCGTTCACCGACCACCGCGCCGACTACGCCTATTTCTGTCTGCACCGAGACCGGCCACCGCTGGTGCGCGGCGATGGGGTGATCGAAGCCCTGCGCCATGGCACCTATGGGCTGTCGGGCTTTCTCGACGCCGCCCAAGCCGACTGGACCCTGGTGCCTCTGGTGTGGGCCAGCGGCGGCGCGGGCGGGCCGGTGACCGATGACGCGTTCGAGCGCATCGTGGGCGAGATGGTGCAGCGGCTGGTCGGTGCGGGCCCGCTGGATGGCGTGTACCTCGACCTGCACGGGGCGATGGTGACCGAGAGCCTGGACGATGCCGAAGGCGAGCTGCTGCGCCGCGTGCGCGACGTGGTCGGGCCGCGCGTACCGGTCGTGGTCAGCCTGGACTACCACGCCAACGTGTCCGACGAGATGGTGCAGGGCTGCGACGGTATGGTGGTGTTCCGGACCTATCCGCACATCGACCGGCCCGAGACCGGCGCGCGCGCGGCGCACATCCTCGCGCGCTTGCTGCGCGAAGGCCGGCCCGCGGGGCGTGCTCTGCGCAAGACGCCATTCCTGCTGCCGATCGACTTCCAGTGCACGCTGGTCGAGCCCAGCCGTTCCATCGTGGCGTGGCAGCCGCCGGCCGATGTGATCAACGCCAGCTATGCTGCGGGTTTCCCGCCTTCGGATACGTTCGCCTGCGGCCCGGCGGTCATGGTGCACGCGCGCACCCAGGCCGACGCCGACCGGGTGGCCGATGCGTACCTCGACTTCGTGCTGCAACGCGAGCAGGCCTTCGCCGCCACGTTCTGGCCGTTGAACCAGGGGGTGGAGGAGGCGATCGAGCGCGCGCGCACCGCGAAACGCCCCGTCGTCATCGCCGATACGCAGGACAACCCGGGCGCGGGCGGCAGTGGGAACACCACCGGGCTTTTGCACGCCCTGCACGCGAGACAGGCGCAGGGTGTGCTCATGGGCTACTTCTTCGACGCCGAGGCCGCCCGCCGCGCATGCGAAGCCGGCGAGGGTGCGCGCTTGCCGCTCTCGCTGGGTATGGGCCTGCCTTTCCAGGCCGAATTCGACGTGCTGCGCTGTGCGGATGGCCCGTTCCGCTACACCGGCGCGGTCGCGGGCAACGTGGTGGCGGACCTCGGCCCGATGGCCCTGTTGCGCACGGGCGGCATCGAGATCGCGGTGAGCTCGCGCAACGTGCAGGCCTACGACGCGGCGCCCTTCGAGCGGCTCGGCGCCGATCCGGCGGCCGCGCGCATCCTCGTGCTCAAGAGCTCGTGCCACTTTCGTGCGGTGTTCGAACCGATGGCCGAGTGCGTGATGACGGTGCTCTCGCCGGGCGGTTACCAACCCGACCCGACCGCTAGCGATTACCGGCGCTTGCGCGAAGGGGTGCGGCGTCTGCCTACCAACCTTGCAGCTCAGAAGGTGTTGACGTAG
- a CDS encoding helix-turn-helix domain-containing protein, protein MNLIDIGHAVRERRSTLGLSQAQLAHLSGLSRQTLVGLENGTLSDLGVNRAGQVMAVLGLDSPKPDTLTRRKKRGLWMAAKTASVSYARELGPDALEKALASGEVSPPFAPHLTHLLDEAPVSIVVMAVEETASRAHVPPRQIWRNVAKLAESLSVHRRALWA, encoded by the coding sequence ATGAATCTCATCGACATTGGCCATGCCGTACGGGAGCGGCGTTCTACGCTGGGCCTGTCCCAGGCGCAGTTGGCGCACCTGAGTGGCTTGTCGCGCCAAACCTTGGTGGGTCTGGAAAACGGCACGCTGAGTGACCTGGGGGTCAACCGCGCTGGTCAGGTGATGGCTGTGCTGGGTTTGGACAGTCCCAAGCCGGATACGCTGACACGGCGCAAGAAGCGCGGCCTGTGGATGGCAGCCAAGACGGCCAGTGTCAGCTATGCGCGGGAGCTGGGCCCCGACGCGCTTGAGAAGGCCCTGGCGAGCGGAGAAGTGTCGCCGCCATTTGCCCCGCACTTGACCCACTTGCTTGACGAAGCGCCTGTATCGATTGTCGTGATGGCCGTGGAGGAGACGGCCTCGCGGGCGCATGTGCCACCTCGGCAAATCTGGCGCAACGTGGCGAAGCTGGCCGAATCCTTGTCCGTGCACCGACGGGCGTTGTGGGCATGA
- a CDS encoding nucleotidyl transferase AbiEii/AbiGii toxin family protein: MKPRSLPGGAWKKLFPRALALIDEIGQYGGLADPFWTLGGGTVLMFRYRHRLSKDIDIFVPDPQYLGFVTPRLSDTAADLTQDYTEQPGSFVKLQFEEGEIDFVASPNLLADAWEAWDIGGRSVKVETAAEIIAKKMYHRGDRATARDLFDFALVIEREPQQLLTANPFMLRHREAFLSQVRQPHASMRAAFDAIATLDYAPSFDHCASVVEEFLVGV, from the coding sequence ATGAAGCCCCGGTCACTGCCCGGTGGGGCCTGGAAAAAGCTATTCCCTCGGGCCTTGGCGCTGATCGACGAGATCGGCCAATACGGTGGGCTTGCCGATCCGTTCTGGACCTTGGGTGGCGGGACCGTGCTGATGTTTCGCTATCGCCATCGGCTGAGCAAGGATATCGACATCTTCGTACCCGATCCGCAATACCTCGGATTTGTCACGCCGCGGCTGAGCGACACCGCGGCGGACCTGACGCAGGACTACACCGAGCAGCCCGGCTCCTTCGTCAAGCTGCAGTTTGAGGAAGGTGAGATCGACTTCGTGGCCTCCCCCAACTTGCTGGCCGATGCATGGGAAGCCTGGGACATCGGTGGCCGCTCCGTGAAGGTAGAGACAGCCGCTGAAATCATTGCCAAGAAGATGTACCACCGCGGTGACCGGGCCACCGCGCGCGATCTGTTCGACTTCGCGCTCGTGATCGAGCGCGAGCCCCAGCAGCTTTTGACGGCAAACCCGTTCATGTTGCGCCACCGAGAAGCCTTCCTGTCCCAGGTCCGGCAGCCCCATGCCAGCATGCGCGCCGCGTTCGACGCCATCGCTACGCTGGACTACGCGCCGAGCTTCGACCATTGCGCGTCGGTGGTCGAAGAGTTCCTGGTCGGTGTGTAG
- a CDS encoding CoxG family protein gives MEIQGEKILPVPRSDVWRALNDPAVLQRCIPGCDTFEADGEHKFRVAMQMTVGPVRARFNGKLQLSDMVPPTSYAMSFEGSGGVAGFGKGTAQVSLDDVEGGTRLRYSAQAQVGGRLAQVGARLIDGVTKRMSDDFFTRFANELSGAGKADGKAAESSATAARDVGTAPKATGASTAGAASPVVIQQSASQGHQIAVLAAAISATAAAVSVLAALFVLKFAA, from the coding sequence ATGGAAATCCAAGGCGAAAAAATTCTTCCCGTGCCGCGCAGCGACGTCTGGCGCGCCCTCAACGACCCGGCCGTGCTGCAGCGCTGCATCCCCGGTTGCGACACCTTCGAAGCGGACGGCGAGCACAAATTCCGCGTGGCGATGCAGATGACCGTGGGCCCCGTGCGTGCGCGCTTCAACGGCAAGCTGCAACTGAGCGACATGGTGCCACCGACCTCGTATGCGATGTCGTTCGAAGGTTCGGGTGGGGTGGCCGGCTTCGGCAAGGGCACGGCCCAGGTGAGTCTCGACGATGTCGAGGGCGGCACGCGCCTGCGCTACAGCGCGCAAGCCCAGGTGGGCGGGCGCCTGGCGCAAGTGGGCGCACGGCTGATCGACGGCGTGACCAAGCGCATGTCGGACGACTTCTTCACGCGCTTTGCCAACGAGCTCTCGGGCGCGGGCAAGGCCGATGGCAAAGCCGCGGAGTCCTCGGCCACGGCTGCACGGGACGTCGGCACGGCGCCGAAGGCAACGGGCGCAAGCACCGCCGGTGCGGCGTCGCCCGTTGTCATCCAGCAGTCTGCGTCTCAGGGCCATCAGATCGCGGTGCTCGCCGCCGCGATCTCGGCCACGGCGGCGGCGGTCTCGGTGTTGGCGGCCCTCTTCGTCCTGAAGTTCGCGGCCTGA
- a CDS encoding (2Fe-2S)-binding protein — translation MSTTSTLIQFRLNGEPVARHVEAYNTLVEVVRDCGLHGARESCGQGLCGCCTVVVDGKAVTGCIYPAMHADGCNVATVESLEKDGELDPVQQAFIDAGAFQCGFCTPGFILMSRQLLAQNPDPSEHEIRHYLAGNLCRCGAYPEIIKAVQLAGLRMRAASNANAS, via the coding sequence ATGAGCACCACCAGCACCCTGATCCAGTTCCGCCTCAACGGCGAGCCCGTGGCCCGACACGTCGAGGCCTACAACACCCTGGTGGAAGTCGTGCGCGACTGCGGCCTGCACGGCGCGCGCGAGAGCTGCGGGCAAGGCCTGTGCGGCTGCTGCACCGTGGTGGTCGACGGCAAGGCCGTCACCGGCTGCATCTACCCCGCGATGCACGCCGACGGTTGCAACGTCGCCACCGTGGAAAGCCTGGAAAAAGACGGCGAGCTCGACCCGGTGCAGCAGGCCTTCATCGACGCGGGCGCGTTCCAGTGCGGCTTCTGCACGCCGGGCTTCATCCTGATGTCGCGCCAGTTGCTGGCGCAGAACCCCGACCCGTCCGAGCATGAGATCCGCCACTACCTCGCGGGCAACCTCTGCCGTTGCGGCGCGTACCCCGAAATCATCAAGGCCGTGCAGCTGGCCGGCCTGCGCATGCGGGCTGCTTCCAACGCCAACGCCTCCTGA